In one window of Duganella dendranthematis DNA:
- a CDS encoding cold-shock protein, whose translation MATGIVKWFNDSKGFGFITPDEGGEDLFAHFSAIQSAGFKSLQENQRVSFEVTAGPKGKQASNIQPI comes from the coding sequence ATGGCAACTGGTATCGTAAAATGGTTCAATGACTCGAAGGGTTTCGGCTTTATCACCCCTGACGAAGGCGGCGAAGATCTGTTCGCTCACTTCTCGGCGATTCAGTCGGCTGGCTTCAAGTCGCTGCAAGAGAACCAACGTGTTTCCTTCGAAGTAACCGCTGGCCCTAAAGGCAAGCAAGCTTCGAACATTCAGCCAATCTAA
- a CDS encoding LysR family transcriptional regulator: MGQFRQISTFVEVVARGSLSAAARAEGIAPAMIGRRLDALEARLGVKLLQRTTRKLALTDEGAAFLEDCQRILAELEEAESAVAERSLHATGHLMISAPAGFGRQHVAPLLPSFLTEHRDVTVTLNMSDRVVDIVGEGIDVAIRIASLPDSNLVSVKLADNQRVVVGAPSYLKRHGEPKTLADLSKHNCLAISSEGSQRGWTFREDGKNTVLKVNGNMASNDGQVLHEWALAGKGLAWRSMWEVGSAIEAGKLQTVLDDYSAPGNDIYAVFAQRRHLPLRIRAFVDFLRHSYAQQDYWRKVNR, from the coding sequence ATGGGGCAGTTCAGGCAGATTTCCACCTTTGTCGAGGTGGTTGCAAGAGGTAGTTTATCGGCGGCCGCGCGCGCCGAGGGCATCGCGCCGGCGATGATCGGGCGGCGGTTGGATGCATTGGAGGCGCGGCTGGGCGTCAAGCTGTTGCAACGCACCACGCGCAAGCTGGCGCTGACCGATGAAGGCGCCGCCTTCCTCGAAGATTGCCAGCGCATCCTGGCCGAATTGGAAGAGGCGGAATCGGCCGTGGCCGAGCGCAGTTTGCACGCCACCGGGCATTTGATGATCTCGGCGCCGGCCGGTTTCGGCCGCCAGCACGTGGCGCCGCTGCTGCCCTCCTTCCTGACCGAGCACCGCGACGTCACGGTCACGCTGAACATGAGCGACCGCGTGGTCGATATCGTCGGCGAAGGCATCGATGTGGCGATCCGCATCGCCAGCCTGCCCGATTCCAACCTGGTCAGCGTCAAGTTGGCCGACAATCAACGGGTGGTGGTCGGCGCGCCGTCCTATCTGAAGCGCCATGGCGAGCCGAAAACGCTGGCTGATCTGAGCAAGCACAATTGCCTGGCGATCAGCAGCGAAGGCAGCCAGCGCGGCTGGACCTTCCGCGAAGACGGCAAGAATACGGTACTCAAAGTGAATGGCAATATGGCCAGCAACGACGGACAGGTGCTGCACGAGTGGGCCTTGGCCGGCAAAGGGCTGGCGTGGCGGTCGATGTGGGAAGTGGGCAGTGCGATCGAGGCCGGCAAGTTGCAGACCGTGCTCGACGACTATTCTGCGCCGGGCAATGACATCTACGCGGTGTTTGCGCAGCGTCGCCATTTACCGTTGCGGATACGGGCGTTTGTGGACTTCTTGCGTCACAGCTACGCGCAGCAGGACTACTGGCGCAAAGTGAACAGGTAA
- the aceB gene encoding malate synthase A: MTTITLPAGMEITGEIKPGYEAILTPDALALVAKLSREFEVRRQQLLAVRVERAKKLDAGERPDFLAETAHIRSGDWKIAPIPKALECRRVEITGPVERKMVINALNSGADSYMTDFEDSNTPNWDNQITGQINMKDAVRGTIALEQNGKSYKLNDKVATLVVRPRGWHLDEKHVLVDGKRISGGIFDFALFMFHNAKEQIARGAGPFFYLPKMESHIEARLWNDIFVLTQQELGLPQGTIKATVLIETILAAFEMDEILYELREHSSGLNAGRWDYIFSCIKKFKLDKDFCLADRAKVTMTAPFMRAYALLLLKTCHKRNAPAIGGMAALIPIKNDPEKNDIAMGGVRTDKARDATDGYDGGWVAHPGLVDLAMAEFTKVLGDKPNQIEKQRPDIDVTAAQLLDFKPEAPITEAGLRYNINVGIHYLGAWLTGNGCVPIHNLMEDAATAEISRSQVWQWIRSDKGVLDDGRNVTADMVRAMIPEELAKVQAAAPGGDGPTYPRAAQIFEQMSTSEAFEEFLTLPLYEEI; the protein is encoded by the coding sequence ATGACCACCATCACTCTGCCAGCAGGCATGGAAATTACCGGCGAAATCAAGCCCGGCTACGAAGCAATCCTGACCCCGGACGCACTGGCGCTGGTGGCCAAACTGAGCCGCGAATTTGAAGTGCGCCGCCAGCAATTGCTGGCAGTACGGGTTGAACGCGCCAAGAAACTGGATGCCGGTGAGCGCCCGGATTTCCTGGCCGAAACCGCCCACATCCGCAGCGGCGACTGGAAAATCGCGCCGATTCCGAAGGCGCTGGAATGCCGCCGCGTGGAAATCACCGGTCCGGTCGAGCGCAAGATGGTGATCAACGCCCTGAACTCGGGCGCCGACAGCTACATGACCGACTTCGAGGATTCCAACACGCCGAACTGGGACAACCAGATCACCGGCCAGATCAATATGAAGGACGCCGTGCGCGGCACCATCGCGCTGGAGCAGAACGGCAAATCCTACAAGCTGAATGACAAGGTCGCGACGCTGGTGGTGCGTCCGCGCGGCTGGCACCTGGATGAAAAACACGTGCTGGTGGATGGCAAGCGCATTTCGGGCGGCATTTTCGATTTCGCGTTGTTCATGTTCCACAATGCCAAGGAGCAGATCGCACGCGGCGCAGGCCCGTTCTTCTACCTGCCGAAAATGGAATCGCACATCGAAGCGCGGCTGTGGAACGACATCTTCGTGTTGACGCAGCAGGAACTGGGCCTGCCACAAGGCACCATCAAGGCGACCGTACTGATCGAAACCATCCTGGCCGCCTTCGAGATGGACGAAATCCTGTACGAACTGCGTGAACACAGCTCTGGCCTGAACGCCGGCCGCTGGGATTACATCTTCTCGTGCATCAAGAAGTTCAAGCTGGACAAGGATTTCTGCCTGGCCGACCGCGCCAAGGTGACCATGACTGCCCCGTTCATGCGCGCCTACGCCTTGCTGCTGTTGAAGACCTGCCACAAGCGTAACGCGCCGGCCATCGGCGGCATGGCGGCGCTGATTCCAATCAAGAACGATCCGGAGAAAAACGACATCGCCATGGGCGGCGTGCGTACCGACAAGGCGCGCGACGCCACCGACGGCTACGACGGCGGCTGGGTGGCGCACCCGGGCCTGGTCGACCTGGCCATGGCCGAATTCACCAAGGTCTTGGGCGACAAGCCGAACCAGATCGAAAAGCAGCGTCCGGATATCGACGTCACCGCCGCGCAACTGCTGGACTTCAAGCCGGAAGCGCCGATTACCGAAGCCGGCCTGCGCTACAACATCAACGTCGGCATCCACTACCTGGGCGCCTGGCTGACCGGTAATGGCTGCGTGCCGATCCATAATCTGATGGAAGATGCGGCCACGGCGGAAATCAGCCGTTCGCAAGTGTGGCAGTGGATCCGGTCCGACAAGGGCGTGCTGGACGACGGCCGCAACGTCACCGCCGACATGGTGCGCGCGATGATTCCGGAGGAACTGGCCAAGGTGCAGGCCGCCGCGCCGGGCGGCGAC
- a CDS encoding Hpt domain-containing protein, protein MATPVDPDFRARLAALNEKFAATVPGTLAKIRAALDECQSGGDQPSQAALHQLHEVLHGVAGSAGTFGFTVFGQEARRVEQLVRAVLSSHSGWPPVAPEVAKLLAWATRDAKATTFE, encoded by the coding sequence ATGGCTACGCCTGTCGATCCCGATTTCCGCGCCCGCCTTGCGGCCCTGAACGAGAAGTTCGCCGCCACCGTGCCCGGCACCCTGGCCAAGATCCGCGCCGCGCTCGACGAGTGCCAGTCCGGTGGTGATCAGCCGTCGCAGGCGGCGCTGCATCAGCTGCACGAAGTGCTGCATGGCGTGGCAGGATCGGCCGGCACCTTTGGCTTCACGGTCTTTGGACAGGAGGCGCGCCGCGTCGAGCAGCTGGTGCGCGCGGTGCTGTCTAGTCATAGCGGCTGGCCACCGGTGGCGCCGGAAGTAGCGAAACTGCTGGCGTGGGCCACGCGTGACGCCAAGGCAACGACGTTCGAATGA